The nucleotide sequence TTCTTTATCTGTCCAAGCTCCCCATAAGTCTGTAAGTACAAAGCCTTTCAACCCCACTCAAGCATTCTACCAGAATGACAAAGTTTTGACATAAGAGGGCGCTAAAGATCCTCCTCCTCAGCCCTCTCATTGTACAGACAAGGAAATGGTGGTGGATATGCCCAGCGGGGTGGTGGCAGTGGGAGTATGTGACAGCTAGCTGTGGTGGAGCAGTGACAGTAGTGGCTAGACAGTGGGACAGAGCAGGGTTTCACCACTATAGCCTGTGGGTCCATCCAGTCCTccacctgttttgtttttgttaatagTTTTCCTGGGGCTCGGGCACACCATTTGTTTCCAGATTGTTTGTGGTTGGTTCATGCTATAACCTCAGAGTAGTTGCAACAGACACTGCATGACGATAATGTCTTAAATATTTACCATCAGCGCTTAACAAAAAAGTTTGCTGGCCcctgggaaagacagaagcaCACAGCTTGTAAGTTATTAGAAGCTGTCCAGTTCTTAGAATGATTGTTAGGTTCACAGGTGTTTGTTGTATTATGACCCACTGGTGACTGACTGCCCCACACAGGCCACTGACAGTCCTGTATCGTACAGGAATATTATTAAATCCTGTGCGCCTGAAAGTAgacagaggaaaaggagaaagaaaggaacccTTTAGTCCTTATGAAGATTTAAAGGCCTCTTTATTGCCTATGCTTGACTTGACTGCATTGCTTTTCAGATGCTCAAAGACTGTTGGAGAGAAGGACTAAAGATGACAGACTGAATGAAGCAGATTTTCAGGAAGGAGGCAAGATGAGTATCTTAGGCTCCAGGAGGCTGGAAGGAGCTTGTCCAAAGGAGCAATGGGATCCCAAACAGCAGGCCATTAAGGATAGTCTCAATCCAGTTTTTCACTTCATTCCCAAGGGTCCTCTTCCCTCGGTACCACCAGAGTGGCATGAGGGGCCAGGCCTCCGGGACTTTTGTCAGGACCCGCCTCCTGCCTCCTGAGTCAAGGGCGAGTTGAATGCTAGCAGCATAGAAACCTTGGAAAGCACTCTTGGGTAATTGTGACCGTTTATTAAGGTACAATATTAATGCATTGTTTCACGAAATCCTGAGAGCAatcttataaaagaaaaactactgTCTTTCTTTTAGAGATGAAGACGAGGGGTTTTCAGTGGGCAAGTTACTTGCCCAGAGACATCAAGCTAGTGAATGGTGAAGCCGAATTCAAATCCAGATCCAGCTGATTTCAAACCCCAAACTCAACTGCTTTATTACACTGCTTTCGGCCAGGGACTCCACTTCATGCTGCCTCAAGAAAAGCATGGCTTTTGCCTTCTTTACATGAGTTGCTGGAGGCACGTGGGACATTTTGGCATGCTGAAGGGCAGCTTTGACACTGAAATCCCACCTCAGCAAATGGCAGGGCATTTACACATTCAAAGAAACATTCCAGTCCCTGGTGGGAAAGCTTCCAGTGGCTTCAATTACAGAACAGTCACAGTTCATTGACGCCTGATGCTCATGAGGGCAGCTTTATTGttttatatgtgaaaaatgaGGAAAGGGCCAGAACCTCAGCATTAGGGAAATGATGAAAGATTGAGAAGTATTTCCAAAGGCATGCAAACTGAGAGGTCAATTCAATGGGGGCGGGAGAGGGGGGACGGTGGGAGGAGAACAAGCAAAGAAGCAGCTGAGAAGTATTTGCGGCACCAGGGAGAAGAGGTTGTGATGTCCACGAAAGGAAACCATGGCTATGAATTTCAGGGCATCGAGACCCTGTCAACACAGCTAATCCCTACGGATGTTGGCTGAATAAGCCTTTGGTGACCAAACAGTGCACTGTGGAAACCGTGTCAGCCTCCAGCAGGTCAATTTGTCCTCATATTACACACTCTGCTGGCTCTGTTGCTAGAACCCCAGATCGAGGATCCACGGCGAGCATCTCCCAACTTGACATGGGTTGACACAGCATGGTTAATAAGTCAACAGAATTCAGAAAACAGGACCGGATTAAGAAGGCAGTTTTATTTTGGTGCCCTGGACTTCAAGCAGATTAAATAATCAAAAAGCCGGAGCCATCGGGGTCATGTTTGAATGCTACAGCTGTTCACTGAGGTTTGACAAACATTCTTTCTGTGGCCCCTCGTCTCAATGGGAAAGGCAGCGATGATCCTGGGAAGGGCAAGGctttaagaaagaaggaaggagcacAATCAAAAGATCCTCTTACGGAAAACAATCCAGATGGAGACAGGGAAAGGGCTGCTTAAATAAGTGGTCTCCCGAAAGCGACAACTGTTCCCTGTGCTGAAGAAAAGCACTGGCAGGATTcagaaaaaaagtgaatgaaaacCTGGACTTGGAGTCTGCCATGGCCTCGATGTGTTGATCTGCAGATTAATAAAGGTGGGCTTCGGGTTCAGCGGGTAAGCCGGTGGAGACTCAGTCATGGAAGGTGAGCCATGATTAATCCCCTCACGCCTTAGAAAGCAGGACCCTCCCTGCCCCCCCAACTCAGGAAGGTATCTGTGGGAAGTTGTCTTTCTCAAAAGAACAAAAGATGCTAAAAATGTCTCATGTTTGTGTCATGCTGGGTCAGAGGAAGAGAGAGTGGACAAACGTACCTAGTCATGAATGGATATGCAGTTGGCCTGTTATGGGCCATTTCAGAGAAAATACAGTCCTTCAGGTTGGAGTTCATATATCATCTACttgcggggggggggcgggggcggagggTGGGAGTGGCACGATTTTCTGCAGTTAATGAATGCTTGGGTGAGGCACAGCTAAAGTGAGGGGTGGCAACTCTCCTCTGATCAGAAGCTTCTTTGGCACTGAGATGTATATTATTTGcaaaattatagaaaagaaaacaaggtttttctcttttacatGCTGCAAGAGGGAACTGGACTGTAATGCTTTGCATCTCTTGAGCGAAACTAAACTGAGCCTCCTTCAGAAGGCTTTCCAAATATCTTCCCTCTTGCCCTAAAGAACTGTTCACAGCATCAGAGAaaggcggattcattttgatatttggcaaaactaatacaattatgtaaagtttaaaaatgaaataaaattaaaaaaaaaaaaaagaaagaaaggacaaaGGGGAAAAGGCTCCATGCATTTGACAGCCACATTGTACATTTCCCTAGTTAAGGCCAAAAACAGACAGACAAACCGAAAATCTCCTCTCAAGAACTTTCTTTACAAGTAGATAATCATCttaagttttaaatattattgcCTGGCCCTGTGAATTCCTCTACCAATTTAACAAAATGTCCTTGATGGGTGTTTGCCATTTTGAAATTCAAGTCTCAGGAAAAAAGAAGGGAGTGATCAAGCTCCCCTGGAGATTGACCTAGCAGTGCCTGAGAGAATATCAACTCAGCATCCTCTTCAAACCTGGCAAGGAGGCACCTATTGAATCTAGAGCCCCCGTACACATTTCTACAGAGCCAAGGAGCCCTGTGTAAGGATGCCTTCTGCTGCATCATTGGTCCCGAAAGAAACTGCAACAACTCAAATGCTCGTCAGTACAAGAGTGGCTAAATAATAAATCTGGCAAGGCCTCACCATCAAATACTCCACAGAAGCTAGAAGGAATGAATGAGCTCTCTATGCATCCCTGTGGATGGATCAGTTTTGAGTGACTAAACTGCAAAATGAAACATACCAATGattatttagctttttaaaaaaccactatGCAAAACATTCtatagtatgtgtatgtgtgtgttatgtatgtatgtgtgttatgtgcgtgtatgtaaaaatatttacagGCAGTAAAGCACAGCAAGTAAGAACCCTGATAGACTCTGAaagcagactgcctgggtttaaaTCATGATTCTACTACTtctgtatgaccttggacaagtgatttagcttctctgtgcctcagttttatcACCTTTAATATGTGCATAATAAAAGACCCCGAATTACAAGATTAGGTGggctaaatgaattaatatatataaagcacttcCAGTGGTGCCTGGCTCAAAATATGAGCTATAAGGTTAtttgtgattttgttgtttttaaaaggcCTGGTGGGATGCAATCGTGATGGTAGGGAAGGCGGTGGTGGGGAGCAGTTCCTGCTGGAAAACATGATGTGGGTGCTAATCAAAGGGAGTTTAACTTATCAGCATTGCACTGGTTCTTTGAGTTAAGGGAATAAAAAGAGATGAAGCAAACATGGCAACCTGTGAATAACCGACAGAACTTTGTTACAGGAACATGAgtatttattatgttattttaatgcttttgttttaaaatctattgaaCAAAAAAGGAGCAGAGACAATCATCACTCATGGAAGTATGACACTTGAAAGACGGACATCAATTTGTAAGAATGCTTCAGACCTGTCCCATCTAATATGCACCACTAGCACCATATGGCTATCTAAATTTTAACTgattaaaattaaatggaaataaagattCAGTTTCTTGACTGCAGTAGTCACATCTCAAGAGCTCTGAAGTCACATGAAGACTATCATATTAGACAGTAGATACAGATCACTCCCATCACCATAGAGTTCTATTGGACAGCATGGTCTGGAGCATACTTTTGAGAAATGTGAATATCTGAACTCCTCTCATGCTCCTGAAGTTCTGGTCCTAGATAATTCTGCTGCTTCATACAAAGGGCACATGCCCccccaaatatttttttcacatttttacttGATAACCTATGTCATCTACCTTCTGGTTACCTGTGAACTTAAAGCAGAAACAAAAGCTGATACCACTTACAAACGGGTTCCTATCTCAGGTTCTTTCTGTTTGTTGTAGGTGAACTGTTCCTGCTTTCCAGTATGATTTTCCTGCTCCCGGTGGTGTGTGGCTGCCCAGAGAGATGCCGCTGTCACTCACCTTCAAATTCTGTAGACTGCAGCCGGCAAGGTCTGGCTGAAATCCCTTCCGACTTGCCTCCTCAGACTCTAACGCTGCACTTACAAGATAACCAGATCCACCAGCTTCCGACTTCTGCATTTAAATCAGTGCCACATCTCACAACCTTGAACTTGTACAACAATTCTCTTTCAAATCTGACCCCCGGAGTtttccatggacttcagcacttgCAGGTCTTAAACCTAACTCAGAACTCCCTGCATTCCCTGGAAAGCAGACTATTCCATTCTCTCCCACAGCTGAGGGAGCTCGATTTGTCATCAAACAATATAAGTCACCTTCCTGCATCCCTAGGTGAGTCTTGGGAGAACCTGACCGTTCTTGCGATCCAGCAAAACCGGCTTCGGCAGCTCGATCGAGCCCTCCTAGAATCCATGCCCAGAATGAAGCGGTTATTTCTCAAAGACAACCTCTGGAAATGTAACTGTCACTTGCTCAGTCTTAAACTCTGGCTGGAGACATTTGTCTATAAAGGTCAGTAACTAATGCCTATCCCCCCATCTGTGTATGATCAACTTAGAAGAAACCTCAATGGTTCTCTGCATTAGAAGGGATGCTGAAAAGTGTTTGAGGGATCTGTGTAAGCTTTTGCACACTGATGTCATTTCACGGTATGGTAAAAGAGGCAAGTGAGTCATTAAGGGTGACCTGATTTGAAAATCAGGTATTTAAATTCATCTACAGATACGATTCATGGAAACaactttccacttttttcccctctccaccCCAACTTTCCACTTTTTGATTAATACCACCATTAAGTTATCTGGAAACTGTAGGcccttaagaaagaaagaaattcaatccacctaaatattgggttggccaaattTTCACAAGAAAAGCTTGAACGAACTTTTTGACCAATCCAATAACTACTTAACTCTGAAGTGACAACAAATTCTGATTTTCAAGTGTGATCCAACTGGGGGTATGGTATTTCTCCTTAGGACTGCCCCtccttctttctctgcttctgaCCATTTGACAGCTATGAAACTTCACTGAGATTACCCATTCTGCTTTAGGAGACACCACTGTTACTAAAACTGAATACAATACGGGTCCCTCTCCAAAGGGAACAAGTATTTCTTTAACCAGATGTCAAAAACAAAGCAAGAGATTCCAGAATATTAAAGATGAGGGGTTCTGGAAATCACTCATGGGTCAGCAAACTATATAGCCTAAGAGCCAGAACTGGCCcacctatttttgtaaataaagttttgttggaacACATTCACATCCATTTATTATTTACTGTCTGGCTGTTTTTGCATTAAAAGGGCGAGGTTGAATAGTTGGGGCAGAGACTATGGCAAGGCTTAAAAAATGAACTAACTGGCTCTTTATAGGAAAGTTTGCCAACCTCTCCTAACTCAAAGCTAGTCTATTATCAATAGGAAATGGACGCCTGAAGACGTTTAGTGACTTGATGAAGATCACAGAGTAGAAGCAAAGACAAGAGTAGAAGGAGCAGCTTTAGGTCTTGGCCCTACATTCCCTCCTCTACATCACAGTGCTTTTTTCCTCCTACCTTTTaagtgtcattcattcattcatactaAACTTGAGTGAATTTTACATGCCATGGACATCTCAAGGTGCTGAGAAAAAATCAGTGAATAAGAAAATCCCTATCATCACGGGCATTACATTCTGACAGTAGAAACATGTTAAATAAGACAAATATATGTATCTATGTTCAGAGAGCAGTTAGTGCTAGAGGCAGCATGAAGGGAGAGAGTGATGGAATAAGGGTTACATTTcagatgtgaaggacagggaaggcccCTGCAAGGATGTAATATGGGGGAGCAGAACTGGAATAATGAGGGGAAATGAGCCATGAGATAACTCAGGAAAAGGACAGTAGTTGCAAAGGACCTGAGGTGGAAGTAAGCTTGGCTTCACTGAGGGACAGAAAGAGGGACAAACGAGTGGCTAGAGCAGATGAAGGGAGTGAGAGAGGCTAAGACAGCACAGTAGCCAGGTCATGTTGAAATGTGCAGAGCCGGCTGAGAcatttgggttttattttagGCAAGATGGAAATATCTTGAAGAATTTGTCAGGCAAACAATATGATCTCATTACATTTAAAAAGGTCACTCTGGTGACTCTAGGGAGATCAAACCAAAGGCTGCAGAAGAAGAATCAGGGGGATGAGGGAGAAAGTGATTTCAGTTTTCCAGGGAAGATGACGGTGGCCCAAACTAGGATGATGAGAAATGATCAACTTTGGGAGATATTTAGAATACTGAACTGATAGAAATTACTAATGGGTCGGAACTGGATATAAGGAAAACAGAGTGTATTACAGTAAATACAATTTTGTTTTGTCCTCCAGGAGTAAGCAGATAAACGGTGATGCCAGTAGCTGACAAGGGTCAGGCTGTGGAATGGGGGAAATGGACGAGTATGTGTGGGAGGTGGTATATCAAGAGCTCAGTGTGGGGCATGTCAAGTTTGAGATGCCCATTACATAGTCAAGGAGTGCTGTCGAGTTGATGGATGTATATCTGAGCCCATAATTTTGGAAGATATCAGAGAtccagacatggcttagtgaatCAAGAGACTCTGGATAGTTGCAGCAGTTATACAGAAGGAAGTGGAGGAGAACACATGGGTTCAAATAAACACTATTGATTTAAGAATCTATTGATTTAAGAATCTCTCTCAACAATATAATAGTCAATAACTTGTCATTAACCAGTTAATTTTCAAGTTGACCTACAACAGAGGTCATATGATCTGACAAAAGTCTTTCTTAAGGAGGcttaaaataaaactgttaacatCTAGAGGTGAAGTGGCTTTACCTACTGTGTTCTGGATGAGATAGTAAGCATAAGGCAAACCATCATAGAAAGATGCTTTTCATCAAGGGAGAGTATTTCTTGACAAAAATGGTTCTCAGGTCCAGGAAACTAGAAGCAACATAGGGAGGGATATAGCTCCCCCCTACTCTGCCACAAACTCACTGGTGATCTTTGGGCAAATTAATGATCCTCACTAGCCCTCAGTGTCACCAGGTGGAAACTGGCAGTGTTAAGCCAGGGAGTTCCTAAAACTGATTCTGGTCCTCAGGCTCCATAATGCAATTCAATACTCCCTCGTGGCACAGCTGCCCCACCCAGACAACAGCCTTTCTCTGAAAGAAGGCAAAACTGATCTGGGATAACAAGACCTGGGTGTCAAAATGACTAAATAAAACCAGCAAATAAATGCAAATGTAGGAGACAATCTGACTACTGATGCATGGAATAAAGGCAAAATAAGGTAACAGCTATTGATCAAGACCTTACTTCCCTCCGAGGGGGAACAAAATACATGGAGGATGAAGCAGGGGATTTTGTAGCCTGGAAGTGTCATTCACTGGTTCCACTGGCTAGAATTCAGTCAGGTGACTCCAATCTGACCACAAAGGCTGGGGAAATTTCATCTTCCTCTGGACCCGAcaatcaaaggaaagaaaaagtgctTTGATGAGTACTTAATAATGTCTCCTTCAAGAACATGCACATAGAATTTCTAATTAGCATTCCTCTCTCTCCGTTCATAAGTTAACAAATTATCTTTATGCCAATAGTTAACTGTACTAAACATTTATTCTGGGCTAGGAACTGTGCTAAACAGTTGACATACTTTATTCAGCTGAATCCTCAGAGCAATCTTGTGAAGTAAATTTCATTATTACCCTGGTCTCTCACTTTCCAGATGAGCAAGCAGACGCACAGAATGGTCAGGTAACTTGCTTAGGGTTGCAAAGCTAAGTAGTGGTCAGACGCAGGATATGAATCTCGTTTCACCTCAAGACAGGGGTTAAGAGCTGCTAGCTGCCAGATGATGGATAATGAGAGTGTTTGGAAAGCTGAAGCTTCTTGAATTGTCAGCTTCCATGAATCCAGAAGAGATTGAGGCTCTCAAGCTGTCGTTGGCAgatctgctttctggagggtggctgaggagatggtggaggaaggCTGGGAAGTGAGTCCTGGCTGAGGACACAGGACACCATGGAGCTCTTGGTGGCCACAACCCTGGCCTTCAAGCCACATCCCAGGCTCTAGTCTATGTATTCTCTTGGCTCTGGGTCCTGAGGCCATGCCTCCCACCCTAACAGTTAAAACAGGAAGCTGGTAACAGGAGAAACGAACTTAACCCTGGAGTGGCTAGGTGAACCGCCCCAGTTAGGTCTAAGTCAGctagtggaattgctggttccCCGGGTTCAGTACTGAAACACTCCCTGAGATGGAGATCTTCAATCATAGCCTGTTGGCACCTTGGGGTCATCCAGAGCAGGCACCCTGCTCCTCTGGCCTGTTGTACCTCAGCTCGAGAAAGGAGAGATTTCTATTATCATTTTGCTTTAGAGTTGAGGTTCTTGCCTCAGAGGATCACTGAAGAAGCCAGATCAGGCCCAGGAGACTCAAGGCATGAGTGTTGAATTTCGTCATGGCCACCAACCCCAGAGTGACCTGGGCCACAGCAACCCTTGAACTGCAAAATGGCCCTGTCTATCAATAGGTTATAAATTCAGTTAGAATGGATGTGAGGACATTCCCCAAGTTGTGAAGTGCTGTTATAAAGGAAGGTTCTAAACACTGAAGTGACAACCTCCTACATGGGAATTTCTGGTATAGTTTCATAACCCACCATGTACAAAGAAATCTCCAGTCTAACTAAGAGTAGTGTCACAATTCATGGAGGTAAGGATCTCCTGAGGGTCACTGTGTTAATTCCATGGATTTCACAAcattccagagagagagaggatgggaGTATAGTGGGAAAAACTGGGATCATAGGAG is from Bos taurus isolate L1 Dominette 01449 registration number 42190680 breed Hereford chromosome 22, ARS-UCD2.0, whole genome shotgun sequence and encodes:
- the LRTM1 gene encoding leucine-rich repeat and transmembrane domain-containing protein 1 codes for the protein QTGSYLRFFLFVVGELFLLSSMIFLLPVVCGCPERCRCHSPSNSVDCSRQGLAEIPSDLPPQTLTLHLQDNQIHQLPTSAFKSVPHLTTLNLYNNSLSNLTPGVFHGLQHLQVLNLTQNSLHSLESRLFHSLPQLRELDLSSNNISHLPASLGESWENLTVLAIQQNRLRQLDRALLESMPRMKRLFLKDNLWKCNCHLLSLKLWLETFVYKGGITDNIICVSPDAWKGKDLREIPHELYHPCPFPSLHLQSSQVPQLGAARRAVPRLSDSHSTGERDHRECEIKPKPRPANLRHAVATIVITGVVCGIVCLMMLAAAIYGCTYAAITAQDHGGRLAQTNEPTKTEGKELFDSSLA